atcccagggatttggtattactttttctttagtactgggggttgaactcgggggcactcgacccctgagccacatccccagccctattttgtgttttatttagagacagggtctcactgagttgcttagtgcctcacttttgctgaggctggctttgaacttgaaatgcTTGGTGTCCTTGTGGATTTGTGGACATATAGCTATACATCTGTTTActcacattttctaaaaatatcagTAAGCCCTCATCTACGCAGTCTCCTACTTCCAGACATACCTCAGTGCTCCATATGTACCCTCACTACCTTCTCATGTGAAATAAATACATGAGAAGGAATGAGAAAATGGGCCCTTGGGCCCCTGAAAAATGACCTGGTATTTTAGGAAGCTGCTCTGACCCAAAATGAGGATTCTCCAGTGTGTTCTCCAGTGTCCAACCCTTGACAATTTGCCTGTGTCtgagcccttcttttttttttctccaaaggcAAACATGCCCCACCCCACAGAGACTGAGCGGTGCATCGAGTCCCTGATTGCCGTTTTCCAGAAGTATGCTGGGAAGGATGGGAACAGCAGCACCATCTCCAAGGGGGAGTTCCTGAGCTTCATGCACTCAGAACTGGCTGCCTTCACAAAGGTACTGGTCCTGATCCCCACCCGTCTGCCCACAACAGGAAATAAGACCCGAGGACCAGCAGCTGGCTCCCCCACATTTGTACCCCCTTCTCACTCACTCCAATCTGGGTGGTCCACGGAACCGCCCATACTgagtccctgggcctgggcgAGCTCTGCACAGCTGCTAAAGAGCCTTTTCTTTGAAGTGAGATGTGCTTTAGGAATCCAAATGTACACACTGCATGAGCAGGGAATGgtgatttgttttttgaaatCACTTCATGTTTAATGGGTTACTTATTGGAGTTGCACGCAACACTTGAAAGAAATGTTCCACTGGATTTACAAACTCTGGTAACCCCGAGAGTCACAGAAAGAACCCTGGACCAGGAATGGGAAAGCCTGCTTCCAGCCCAGATCTGCCCTGAACCATGTCCCTTCAcctctttgtgtctgtgtctgcaTGTGGAAAGTGGGAATATTAATAACCCCTTTCCTGTTCCTGATACCCCAGTGAGAATAAACGTGGTGGCCTACTTGAGAGTGCCTCAGGAAATGCAATATTAAGATATTGTTGTCTTTCTAGAACCAGAAGGATCCTGGTGTCCTTGACCGCATGATGAAGAAGCTAGACCTCAACAGTGATGGACAACTAGATTTCCAAGAATTCCTCAACCTCATTGGTGGCTTAGCCGTGGCTTGCCATGACTCCTTCATGAAATCTGCCCAACCCCAGAAGCGTATGTGAGGCCCCCATGAGCCTGACCTCAAAACCTCCCTCTTCCCTCAAGTCGCCCAGTCATTCCAGCCCCCACCCACCCTGAgcccaccacctccaccacacTGGGGAACCCACTCCTGCTCGTGATAAtaaaacaacctttttttttttaaaacacacacttGAGAGTCCATAAATTTGTGCAAGAGAGGGTGGAGTGTGGGGAGAATGTATGTTAGATAAACGGAAGCCGTTACCAGGAGCAGACCTCGTTCAGTAAAAGAAGCTTCTGAGGAATATGCATAATCATGACTAATGACACAAGCAGCATCGTCCCCCAATTACTCAGACTACCGGGGAGATGTCATCTGTTGTCATCATTTACTCATATCTTTCCACCCCTGCCACAGCACTGTCATGGACCCTAAGGACACGTTCTGCAAGACAGGGGAGTTCCTGCCGTCCAGGAGCTTACTTTCCTGAGGGGGGAGAGAATAAGGAGTGAATAACACACCAACCAACACAGGGCCCTGGGAGGGGAGGACTACGTCGTGGCACAGTGTGTGGCAGGGGCTAGGGAGGACCATTCTGAGGAGAGCTGAAGGACAGCAGAGCAAACACGGAGAGGAGCGAGAGAGCACTGTAGGTCCCTCTGAACACAGGGGTCCTCGGGTGAGGAGGGCTGGGACCTGAGGAATAGG
This sequence is a window from Marmota flaviventris isolate mMarFla1 chromosome 10, mMarFla1.hap1, whole genome shotgun sequence. Protein-coding genes within it:
- the S100a11 gene encoding protein S100-A11, whose translation is MPHPTETERCIESLIAVFQKYAGKDGNSSTISKGEFLSFMHSELAAFTKNQKDPGVLDRMMKKLDLNSDGQLDFQEFLNLIGGLAVACHDSFMKSAQPQKRM